A window of Paremcibacter congregatus contains these coding sequences:
- the grpE gene encoding nucleotide exchange factor GrpE — translation MTEHSEKNDKPTENADVTSDNDASTTEASEAAETAETAAPANDADALATAQAEISDLKDKLLRAVAETENIRRRSEREKTDAANYAITAFARDLLGVGDNLRRALDSIPEEADLGENAKNLVEGIEMTERELLNMLERHKIKKIDPKGEKFSHDLHQALFEVPDTGEEDGTIVQVMQVGYVIKDRLLRPAMVGVAKGGNKKEPMEHVDTKV, via the coding sequence ATGACGGAACATAGCGAAAAAAACGATAAGCCGACAGAAAATGCGGACGTAACATCTGACAATGACGCCTCGACAACGGAGGCCTCCGAAGCCGCTGAGACTGCCGAAACAGCCGCGCCGGCAAATGACGCGGATGCCCTCGCTACGGCGCAGGCTGAAATTTCCGACCTGAAGGATAAGTTGCTGCGGGCGGTTGCGGAAACCGAGAATATTCGTCGGCGTTCCGAACGGGAAAAGACAGATGCCGCCAATTATGCCATCACCGCCTTTGCCCGCGACCTTCTGGGCGTCGGAGACAATCTGCGTCGGGCATTGGACTCCATCCCGGAAGAGGCTGATCTCGGTGAAAATGCAAAGAATCTGGTCGAAGGCATCGAAATGACAGAGCGGGAATTGCTGAACATGCTTGAGCGCCACAAGATCAAGAAGATTGATCCTAAAGGCGAGAAATTCAGCCATGACCTTCATCAGGCTCTGTTTGAAGTTCCCGATACCGGTGAAGAAGATGGCACCATTGTACAGGTAATGCAGGTAGGTTATGTGATCAAAGACCGCCTGTTGCGTCCCGCCATGGTGGGGGTTGCCAAAGGCGGCAACAAAAAAGAACCTATGGAACATGTAGACACCAAAGTCTAA
- a CDS encoding ATP-binding protein — MWKVCLFSLYLLHSLNGIDQALWAAPTSETTSASFSASQLESLKKMVDSNPKKAYADAALIMDTQRLSLDPEEKIALIGIQSMARTRQGHFRFALERAEAAQKLITEKQQVSPVTQAYIYTAIGHSQEGLGHIPEAMRSYQKAHEHYSKASHQHGMAASRIDIASLFVSAKLYDKAIESYKNALVLIDPKEDSFLYSRILNNLAFTLKENGTPEKALPHLALARQLSTNINETLLLAYLNSNTGEAYYHMGQYELAEKFLNLAMKEAVDRDLESLSTAVNHYLGLIKFSQGKHSESQSFTDRALKNALKFDDIESLSKLYDLKAKLAYTRENYKDALMFRDMRDKYEDELASQNTVTALSLLQADYTLKERQQQITLLQQDNEIQRLSLQDERYLRFLGGGLVIILCISVGALLYTVRIKTTASKLALSREKDLRNAKVAAEKANIAKSQFLSYMSHELRTPLNAVIGFSESLRLKIFGTLNERQLEYVEHIHQSGTLLLKLINDLLHLSKIEAGAIELDLQKCDLRKLVVDIVPTVDHLLKNNDINLHMETLPHDLPPVYVDKIRMDQILLNLISNAIKYGREGGNVWLSIEKTSPERIRVNVKDDGLGIAADQFENVFIPFNRAGKEESGIEGTGAGLSIVKALIEAMRGTIGFESIFNEGSNFWIDVPVADL, encoded by the coding sequence ATGTGGAAAGTCTGTCTTTTTTCTCTTTACCTGCTACATTCCTTAAACGGCATTGATCAAGCCCTTTGGGCCGCGCCAACGTCCGAAACCACATCGGCATCCTTTTCCGCTTCGCAACTTGAATCACTCAAGAAAATGGTCGATTCCAATCCAAAAAAAGCTTATGCCGATGCAGCACTCATTATGGATACCCAGCGGCTCTCCTTAGATCCGGAAGAAAAAATAGCCCTCATCGGCATTCAATCCATGGCGCGCACCCGTCAGGGGCATTTCAGATTTGCATTGGAACGCGCAGAAGCAGCACAAAAACTAATCACCGAAAAACAACAGGTATCTCCGGTCACGCAAGCTTATATCTACACGGCGATCGGGCACAGCCAGGAAGGCCTTGGCCACATTCCCGAAGCCATGCGGTCCTACCAGAAAGCCCATGAACACTACAGCAAAGCATCTCATCAACATGGTATGGCGGCCTCACGCATTGATATTGCAAGCCTTTTTGTCAGCGCAAAACTTTATGACAAAGCCATAGAATCCTATAAAAATGCTCTCGTCCTGATAGACCCGAAAGAAGATTCTTTTCTCTATAGCCGGATATTGAATAATCTGGCCTTTACCTTGAAAGAAAACGGTACGCCCGAAAAAGCCCTTCCCCACCTTGCTCTCGCGCGACAACTATCCACGAATATAAATGAAACGCTATTGCTGGCCTATCTCAATTCGAATACCGGTGAGGCCTATTATCATATGGGGCAATATGAACTCGCGGAGAAATTCCTCAACCTCGCCATGAAAGAAGCCGTTGATCGTGATCTGGAAAGCTTATCCACAGCCGTCAACCATTACCTTGGACTCATTAAATTTTCTCAGGGAAAGCATTCTGAATCCCAGTCTTTTACGGACCGCGCTCTAAAAAACGCTCTTAAATTCGACGACATAGAAAGTCTTTCCAAACTCTATGACCTGAAAGCAAAACTGGCTTACACCCGGGAAAACTATAAAGATGCGTTGATGTTTCGCGATATGAGGGACAAATATGAAGATGAACTCGCCAGTCAGAATACCGTTACAGCATTATCATTGTTACAGGCAGACTATACCCTGAAAGAAAGACAGCAACAAATTACCTTGTTACAACAGGACAATGAAATTCAGCGTCTCTCCCTGCAGGACGAAAGATACCTTAGATTTCTCGGGGGCGGCCTGGTGATCATTCTCTGCATCAGTGTTGGCGCCCTGCTCTATACGGTGCGGATCAAAACCACCGCCTCAAAATTGGCTCTCTCTCGGGAAAAAGATCTTCGAAACGCCAAAGTCGCCGCCGAGAAGGCCAATATCGCAAAGTCTCAGTTTCTCTCCTATATGAGCCATGAATTACGCACACCACTTAACGCAGTCATCGGCTTTTCTGAATCGTTACGGCTTAAAATATTTGGCACCTTAAACGAAAGGCAGTTGGAATACGTTGAGCATATCCATCAAAGCGGTACTTTGCTGCTCAAACTAATCAATGATCTTTTGCACCTTTCAAAAATTGAAGCAGGCGCCATTGAGCTTGATTTGCAGAAGTGTGATTTGCGGAAACTGGTTGTTGATATTGTTCCCACTGTCGACCACCTGCTCAAAAATAATGATATCAATTTACATATGGAGACTTTGCCCCATGATTTACCCCCTGTCTATGTTGACAAGATTCGCATGGATCAAATACTCCTCAACTTGATATCAAACGCCATTAAATACGGCCGCGAAGGCGGAAATGTCTGGCTGTCCATTGAAAAAACAAGCCCTGAAAGAATAAGGGTAAATGTAAAGGATGACGGATTGGGAATAGCGGCAGACCAATTTGAAAATGTCTTTATCCCTTTCAACCGTGCCGGCAAGGAAGAATCCGGCATTGAAGGCACCGGCGCCGGATTGTCAATTGTTAAAGCATTGATAGAAGCCATGAGAGGCACCATCGGATTTGAAAGTATTTTCAACGAAGGTTCAAACTTCTGGATTGATGTTCCTGTTGCAGACCTGTGA
- a CDS encoding ATP-binding protein, protein MAQTENPEQKEPANSAVIQDELNQTSYDSLPSFLLIIATYYLLRTVGYYFAENSADITELLWLSLGTTGICLCLYTFHFKGWLNVRMTSLLSLIVGFLLMINVYANLYIIGDFFQIAFAMLALTVLGLTTMSVFVWAIQQFFGAGLYFYYIFSQLETTSEKYILVWCAAFFISLSFLVSRIQGTTKRIRYQLASEARAAALEKANSAKSKFLAVMSHEIRTPMSGVIGMSKLLEESELQIHQKQWAHSITTSAENLLDILNEILDQSKLDAHKVILAPVDFNLRDFITEMTNLITPTIEEKGLYLKFDMEKDLPEVIHADRGRLGQILSNLLNNALKFTREGGITLKVCQLKQNSNRLMLQFEIIDTGLGIDLPAQKKLFRPFVQANNSTSREFGGTGLGLSISKDLVRLMGGNINFESKLHQGSRFWFTMTCRAALNDVQPTSDETSNRVWRASRVLNILIAEDILINQQIMQAIFSKLDHQITFANNGKEAVDALTVGVYDLILMDIRMPTMDGLDATKAIRNMTGEKSQTPIIAITADISKDHIDTFLSAGLNHVCAKPLNLPLLLKAINKTLKEDIHTES, encoded by the coding sequence GTGGCACAAACTGAGAATCCGGAACAAAAGGAACCTGCAAACAGTGCGGTCATTCAGGACGAGTTGAACCAGACGTCATACGACAGTTTGCCAAGCTTTCTCCTGATTATAGCCACCTATTACCTGCTACGCACTGTCGGGTATTATTTCGCGGAAAATTCAGCAGACATCACGGAATTACTCTGGCTTTCCCTGGGAACGACAGGGATATGTCTCTGTCTTTACACATTTCACTTCAAAGGGTGGCTGAATGTCCGGATGACAAGCCTTTTGTCCCTGATCGTTGGCTTTTTACTGATGATCAACGTTTATGCCAATCTGTATATTATCGGTGATTTCTTCCAAATCGCCTTTGCCATGCTCGCCCTTACCGTATTGGGGCTCACAACCATGTCCGTCTTTGTCTGGGCCATCCAGCAGTTCTTTGGCGCCGGACTCTATTTTTATTATATATTCAGCCAGTTAGAAACCACGAGCGAAAAATATATTCTGGTCTGGTGTGCTGCATTCTTCATTTCCCTGTCCTTCCTGGTATCGCGCATCCAGGGCACCACCAAGAGAATCCGCTACCAACTGGCCAGTGAAGCCAGGGCGGCGGCACTTGAAAAAGCGAATAGTGCAAAATCAAAATTTCTTGCGGTGATGAGCCATGAAATCAGAACACCAATGTCTGGCGTCATAGGCATGTCAAAGCTGCTTGAAGAAAGCGAACTGCAAATACACCAAAAACAATGGGCTCACAGCATTACTACGTCTGCCGAAAACCTTCTGGATATTCTCAATGAAATTCTGGATCAGTCAAAACTGGATGCCCATAAAGTCATCCTTGCTCCTGTGGATTTTAACCTGCGTGATTTTATTACCGAAATGACGAACCTGATTACCCCAACGATTGAGGAAAAAGGACTTTATCTTAAGTTTGATATGGAAAAAGACCTACCTGAAGTCATTCACGCTGACAGAGGCCGCCTTGGACAAATTTTGTCTAACTTATTGAACAATGCTCTCAAATTCACCCGTGAAGGAGGAATCACATTAAAAGTTTGTCAGTTAAAGCAAAATTCTAATCGGTTAATGCTGCAATTCGAAATTATTGACACCGGCCTCGGCATTGACCTGCCCGCACAGAAAAAACTATTCCGTCCCTTTGTTCAGGCGAACAATTCAACCTCACGCGAATTTGGCGGGACCGGGCTCGGTTTATCCATTTCAAAAGACCTTGTACGGTTGATGGGGGGAAATATCAACTTTGAGAGCAAACTTCATCAGGGCAGCCGTTTTTGGTTTACCATGACCTGCCGAGCGGCCCTGAATGATGTTCAACCAACCTCGGACGAAACATCCAACCGGGTATGGCGCGCGTCACGTGTCCTTAACATTCTTATCGCAGAAGATATTCTGATCAACCAACAAATCATGCAGGCCATTTTTTCCAAACTTGATCATCAGATCACTTTTGCAAATAATGGCAAAGAAGCTGTAGACGCCCTCACAGTAGGAGTTTACGATTTAATTCTTATGGACATAAGAATGCCGACAATGGATGGCCTGGACGCGACAAAAGCCATCCGTAATATGACGGGAGAGAAATCTCAAACCCCTATCATTGCGATTACCGCCGACATAAGCAAAGATCACATTGATACCTTCCTCAGTGCGGGATTGAACCATGTCTGTGCCAAACCCCTCAACCTCCCCCTGCTGTTAAAGGCCATAAACAAAACGCTCAAAGAGGATATTCACACCGAATCCTAA
- a CDS encoding ATP-binding protein, translated as MFRQEENQDPQRTGESSAMSEKELNVDGSQLLSIIKDFAIDLIQLSSRDELIWHVVEKVAGQAGFVDCVIYLYDETRHVLVQQAAFGDKRNEKIDTSNAIEIALGQGITGRVAVDRKPVIIHDTRHHSGYIADLKSMSSEICVPILHEDRLFGVIDCEHPTPNYFTGLHLEMLTTIATMLASRIAQWEVLDKLTQSQKELSESEEKYRLLFETSDDPMMVLTENNFDLCNEAAAAVFGYSNRAEMQAIHPSVVSPEFQPDGNSSYEKAERMMRLAIEKGHHKFEWVHQKKCGEDFPMDVTLTRIPYQGRTALFAVCHDITERKEAMTALTEAMIEATSANKAKSDFLANMSHELRTPLNAIIGFSEMMTRQVFGALGDLKYETYAQDILGSGKYLLNLIDDILDLAAIDALERKISKTQLDVLNVVDECHILVDQFLREKKQNCQRDIPADISPVYADERALKQILVNLVTNAVKFTPEGGTIKLTVRQEGRNHVFQLADTGQGIAAHRLARITDRFDRGSLDPFKAVEGTGLGLAIVKSLVELHKGSLKIESQEGVGTTVTFRIPLGEETS; from the coding sequence ATGTTCAGGCAGGAAGAAAATCAAGACCCTCAAAGAACCGGCGAATCCAGTGCGATGAGTGAAAAAGAACTCAATGTTGATGGCAGTCAGTTGTTGAGTATTATCAAGGATTTTGCGATTGACCTTATTCAGCTTTCTTCACGGGATGAGCTAATTTGGCATGTTGTGGAAAAGGTCGCGGGACAGGCCGGTTTCGTCGATTGTGTGATTTATCTCTATGATGAAACGCGCCATGTCTTGGTGCAACAGGCTGCTTTTGGTGATAAACGCAATGAAAAAATTGACACGAGTAATGCCATTGAAATTGCATTGGGACAGGGCATCACGGGCCGTGTTGCGGTTGATCGCAAGCCGGTCATTATTCATGATACACGGCACCATAGCGGTTATATCGCGGATCTGAAATCCATGTCTTCTGAAATTTGTGTGCCGATTTTACATGAGGACCGTTTGTTCGGCGTGATTGATTGTGAGCATCCGACACCCAATTATTTTACCGGCCTTCATCTGGAAATGCTGACCACAATTGCCACCATGCTGGCCTCACGCATTGCCCAGTGGGAGGTTCTGGACAAATTGACGCAGAGCCAAAAAGAATTGTCCGAGAGCGAAGAAAAATACAGGTTGTTGTTTGAAACATCGGATGATCCGATGATGGTTTTGACGGAAAATAATTTCGACTTATGTAATGAGGCTGCGGCAGCAGTTTTCGGGTATAGTAACAGGGCGGAAATGCAGGCCATTCATCCGTCGGTCGTGTCACCGGAATTTCAACCGGATGGTAACTCTTCTTATGAAAAAGCCGAGCGCATGATGCGTCTGGCAATAGAAAAGGGGCATCATAAGTTTGAGTGGGTTCATCAGAAGAAATGTGGTGAAGATTTTCCGATGGATGTGACCTTGACGAGAATTCCTTATCAGGGACGGACAGCTCTGTTTGCGGTATGTCACGATATCACAGAACGCAAAGAGGCGATGACAGCCTTGACAGAAGCGATGATTGAGGCAACCAGCGCGAATAAGGCAAAATCTGATTTTCTGGCCAATATGAGTCATGAGTTGCGGACGCCTCTCAATGCGATCATTGGATTTTCAGAGATGATGACGCGACAGGTTTTTGGCGCTTTAGGCGACTTGAAATATGAAACATATGCTCAGGATATTCTCGGGTCAGGCAAGTATTTGCTGAATTTGATTGATGATATTCTGGATCTGGCGGCGATTGATGCGTTGGAACGGAAAATCAGCAAGACACAACTGGATGTACTAAATGTTGTTGATGAGTGCCATATCCTTGTGGACCAGTTTCTTCGGGAGAAAAAACAAAACTGCCAGCGGGACATCCCGGCGGATATTTCCCCTGTATATGCCGACGAAAGGGCTTTGAAGCAGATTCTGGTGAATCTGGTGACCAATGCGGTTAAATTTACCCCGGAAGGGGGAACCATAAAGCTGACGGTAAGACAAGAAGGCCGCAATCATGTATTTCAGTTGGCCGACACGGGTCAGGGCATTGCCGCACATCGGTTGGCGCGGATCACGGACCGGTTTGACCGAGGTAGCCTGGACCCTTTTAAGGCCGTTGAAGGCACTGGCCTGGGGCTGGCAATCGTGAAATCCCTGGTGGAGTTGCATAAGGGTTCTCTCAAAATTGAGAGCCAGGAAGGCGTGGGCACCACGGTGACCTTTCGTATTCCCCTGGGGGAAGAAACCTCTTAG
- the guaD gene encoding guanine deaminase produces the protein MTETSGTAIRGQLLWFTGAPDTPSNIHHIEDGVLLMEDRKITACGPAKDILPRLPKGTAVDHYPGHLILPGFIDAHVHYPQIQIMGAHGKQLLDWLNDYTFKAELAYRNPDHATLNAEFFCDELLRNGTTTAATFCTVHPTSAEALFTAASGRHMAMIGGRVMMDRHAPEGLRDTPQQAYEQCGALIRKWHKTGRNRYALTPRFAPSCSPEQMEVAQSLRQEYPDVYVQSHLSENCAEIDWVKELYPERNGYLDVYDHYELTGPRSLLGHGIHLTDAEWQSLADRQTTLVHCPTSNLFLGSGLFDLARTRTENVPVALGTDVGAGTSLSLLATLGEAYKIAQLRGASLSAFEAFHMITLGAAQALNLDHEIGSFEVGKTGDVVVLDPNATSLLHHRMKYTDTLEELLFVLMTIGDDRAIKATYTAGEKRHSR, from the coding sequence ATGACAGAAACTAGCGGGACAGCGATACGCGGGCAATTATTGTGGTTTACCGGCGCCCCCGATACGCCCTCTAATATCCACCACATCGAAGACGGCGTCCTGCTGATGGAAGACCGCAAGATTACTGCCTGTGGTCCAGCCAAGGATATCCTGCCCCGTCTGCCAAAAGGAACGGCTGTCGATCATTATCCGGGCCACCTGATCCTGCCAGGATTCATTGACGCCCATGTGCATTATCCCCAGATTCAGATCATGGGCGCTCACGGCAAACAACTGCTCGACTGGCTCAATGATTACACCTTCAAGGCAGAACTCGCCTACAGAAATCCTGATCATGCGACATTAAATGCGGAGTTTTTCTGCGATGAATTGCTGCGCAACGGCACCACCACCGCCGCCACCTTCTGCACGGTCCACCCAACCTCCGCCGAAGCCCTGTTCACCGCCGCGAGCGGACGCCACATGGCGATGATCGGCGGGCGGGTGATGATGGACCGCCATGCCCCGGAGGGCTTGCGCGACACCCCGCAACAGGCCTATGAGCAATGCGGCGCCCTGATCCGCAAATGGCACAAAACCGGGCGCAACCGTTATGCCCTGACCCCGCGTTTTGCCCCGAGCTGCTCGCCGGAACAGATGGAAGTGGCGCAAAGCCTGCGTCAGGAATATCCCGATGTCTATGTCCAGAGCCACCTGTCGGAAAACTGCGCCGAAATTGACTGGGTGAAAGAGCTTTACCCCGAGCGTAACGGTTACCTCGACGTTTATGATCACTATGAACTTACCGGGCCGCGCAGCCTGCTGGGACATGGCATTCACCTGACCGATGCGGAATGGCAAAGCCTCGCGGATCGTCAAACCACGCTGGTGCATTGCCCGACCTCCAACCTGTTCCTCGGCAGCGGTCTGTTTGACCTCGCACGGACCAGAACCGAAAACGTACCCGTGGCGCTCGGTACAGATGTCGGGGCGGGCACTAGCCTGTCCTTACTGGCAACCCTCGGCGAAGCCTACAAAATAGCCCAACTGCGCGGCGCGTCGCTAAGCGCCTTCGAGGCTTTTCATATGATTACCCTTGGCGCGGCCCAGGCGCTTAATCTGGATCATGAGATCGGCAGTTTTGAGGTGGGCAAGACGGGCGATGTGGTGGTGCTCGACCCCAACGCGACGTCTTTACTGCACCACCGCATGAAATATACGGACACTCTGGAAGAACTGCTGTTCGTGCTGATGACCATCGGCGATGACCGCGCAATCAAGGCCACTTACACCGCCGGTGAGAAACGCCACAGCCGTTAA
- the alc gene encoding allantoicase, which produces MNVLPEFVTRYPNLAEARLGAKVVSATDDFFAPKERLISRTDPVFIPDKYDDHGKWMDGWESRRKRTPGHDHCVVKLAKPGRLHGVEIDTRHFTGNYPPAASLEACYSLDGCPAVDVAWIEVLPQEELQGDRQHFFDIGNNQVWTHIRLHIYPDGGVARLRVYGEIEVDWTSKQGALIDLAALEWGGMPLGCNDAHFGVPMNIITPGVAENMGDGWETRRRRTPGHDWAVFALAHPGVLEQVRIETTHFKGNYPDRFSLQAINAGAGTDENLLIQAVDWPLLLPEQKLSADGIHEFSDKLENLGPVSHVRLNIYPDGGIARMRLMGRVTD; this is translated from the coding sequence GTGAATGTACTGCCTGAGTTTGTCACACGCTATCCCAATTTGGCGGAAGCCCGTCTTGGCGCGAAAGTGGTGTCCGCCACCGATGATTTTTTTGCCCCGAAAGAACGACTGATCAGTCGGACGGACCCGGTATTTATTCCTGACAAATATGATGATCACGGCAAGTGGATGGACGGCTGGGAAAGCCGCCGCAAGCGCACGCCCGGCCATGATCATTGCGTCGTGAAGCTCGCCAAACCCGGCCGACTGCACGGTGTGGAAATCGATACCCGGCATTTTACCGGCAATTATCCTCCGGCGGCTTCGCTGGAAGCCTGTTATAGTCTTGACGGTTGTCCGGCAGTCGATGTGGCCTGGATCGAGGTTTTGCCGCAGGAAGAGTTGCAGGGGGACCGTCAACATTTCTTTGATATCGGTAATAATCAGGTCTGGACTCATATCCGGTTGCATATCTATCCTGATGGCGGGGTGGCGCGGCTTCGGGTTTACGGCGAGATCGAAGTGGACTGGACATCGAAGCAGGGCGCGCTCATTGATTTGGCGGCACTGGAATGGGGCGGCATGCCCTTGGGCTGCAATGACGCGCATTTTGGCGTGCCGATGAATATCATCACCCCCGGCGTGGCCGAGAATATGGGTGATGGCTGGGAAACCCGCCGACGCCGTACGCCGGGCCACGACTGGGCCGTCTTTGCGCTAGCCCATCCCGGTGTTCTGGAACAGGTACGGATTGAGACCACACATTTCAAGGGCAATTATCCCGACCGTTTTTCCCTGCAGGCGATCAATGCAGGGGCAGGGACGGATGAAAATTTGCTGATCCAGGCGGTGGATTGGCCGCTGTTATTGCCTGAGCAGAAACTCTCGGCCGACGGCATTCATGAATTTTCCGATAAGCTGGAGAACCTCGGGCCGGTCAGCCATGTGCGGCTTAATATCTATCCGGACGGCGGTATCGCCCGGATGCGGTTGATGGGTCGGGTGACCGATTAA
- the uraD gene encoding 2-oxo-4-hydroxy-4-carboxy-5-ureidoimidazoline decarboxylase, translating to MTDYLPLRPSSLSHEEFIDAYGGIYEHSPWVAEKVWQLHMRFTVDRPASLHFAMKQIVDGAGEEKQLALLCAHPDLAGKLALAGELTAESTAEQMSAGLDLCTEAEFEELQALNKLYREKFGFPFIIAVRGLTRTDIIESFRLRVHHDRETEFATALAEVHKIALLRLKNL from the coding sequence ATGACTGATTATTTGCCTCTGCGGCCGAGCAGCCTCTCGCATGAGGAATTTATTGACGCTTACGGCGGAATCTATGAGCATTCGCCCTGGGTGGCGGAAAAAGTATGGCAGTTGCATATGCGTTTTACAGTGGACCGGCCGGCGAGCCTGCATTTTGCTATGAAGCAAATTGTTGACGGGGCGGGGGAAGAAAAGCAACTGGCGTTACTTTGCGCCCATCCTGATCTCGCGGGCAAACTGGCGCTTGCCGGGGAACTCACGGCTGAGTCAACGGCAGAACAAATGAGCGCCGGCCTTGATCTTTGCACAGAAGCGGAATTTGAAGAGTTGCAAGCATTGAATAAACTCTACCGGGAAAAATTCGGTTTTCCGTTCATCATTGCCGTACGTGGGCTGACCAGAACTGATATTATCGAGAGCTTCCGGCTGCGGGTGCATCATGACCGGGAGACTGAATTCGCGACGGCACTGGCCGAAGTTCATAAAATTGCCCTCTTGCGCCTCAAAAACCTATAA
- the puuE gene encoding allantoinase PuuE: MPDVKNYPRDLVGYGATPPQARWPGKAKIAVQFVLNYEEGGENCILHGDEGAERFLSEMIAAPEVLGARHMSMESNYEYGSRVGVWRLLKLFARYDIPLTIFGVAMALERHPQVVEAFLKAGHEICSHGYRWINYQDVPKEVEREHLQKAIEIITRLTGERPFGWYTGRTGPNTRELVVEEGGFLYDADDYNDDLPHWVKVGDKDHLVVPYTLDVNDMRFATAQGFNAGDQFYSYLKDSFDVLYAEGEDCPRMMSIGLHCRIAGRPGRIAALERFIKYATTHQDVWFTRRIDIARHWRMTHPVRKGD; encoded by the coding sequence ATGCCTGACGTCAAGAATTATCCTCGTGACCTGGTGGGTTATGGCGCGACGCCGCCGCAGGCCCGCTGGCCGGGAAAGGCGAAAATCGCAGTACAATTCGTCCTCAATTACGAAGAGGGCGGCGAGAATTGTATTTTGCACGGCGATGAGGGCGCAGAGCGGTTTCTCTCCGAGATGATCGCGGCGCCGGAGGTGTTGGGCGCACGGCATATGAGCATGGAATCCAACTATGAATATGGCAGCCGGGTCGGGGTCTGGCGCTTGCTGAAGCTGTTCGCCCGCTATGATATTCCCCTGACCATATTCGGCGTCGCCATGGCGCTGGAGCGTCACCCGCAGGTGGTGGAGGCGTTTCTCAAGGCCGGGCACGAGATTTGCTCTCATGGATACCGCTGGATCAATTATCAGGATGTGCCCAAAGAGGTGGAACGCGAGCATCTGCAGAAAGCCATTGAGATCATTACCCGGCTAACCGGGGAGCGGCCTTTCGGCTGGTATACGGGGCGCACGGGGCCTAACACGCGTGAGTTGGTTGTCGAGGAGGGCGGTTTTCTCTATGATGCGGATGATTATAACGATGATCTGCCCCATTGGGTAAAGGTTGGCGACAAGGATCATCTGGTGGTGCCCTATACGCTGGATGTTAACGACATGCGTTTTGCGACCGCCCAGGGGTTTAATGCCGGGGATCAGTTTTACAGTTACCTGAAGGACAGCTTCGATGTGCTCTATGCCGAAGGCGAAGATTGTCCGCGCATGATGTCCATCGGTTTGCATTGTCGCATTGCCGGGCGCCCGGGGCGGATTGCCGCGCTGGAACGGTTCATCAAATATGCGACAACACATCAGGATGTCTGGTTTACCCGGCGCATTGATATTGCCCGTCATTGGCGGATGACACACCCGGTAAGAAAAGGGGACTAA
- a CDS encoding GntR family transcriptional regulator produces MASKQALSGDDIYRHIQESVLEQRLMPGTRMAEEALCTIYGTGRATIRKVLVMLAEDQIVTLERNKGAVIASPTVDEARQVFEARQALEISLLDWAMQRATASDIKKLYAHIERERAALRQGNIGEWVRLSGEFHLVLAKSARNEVFFCFLEKLVFRTSLIVGLYGKAAAVNCCVDDHVHLVQALEKADQVTGRALLIEHLGHIEERLVFTDPGGDEDLYRALSPSLIKRKAS; encoded by the coding sequence ATGGCCAGCAAACAAGCACTTTCTGGCGATGATATATACCGCCATATACAGGAATCAGTTTTAGAACAAAGGCTTATGCCGGGCACCCGCATGGCCGAGGAAGCCCTGTGCACAATATATGGTACAGGTCGGGCGACCATTCGAAAAGTACTGGTGATGCTGGCGGAAGATCAGATTGTCACTCTGGAACGCAACAAGGGGGCTGTGATTGCAAGCCCCACGGTGGATGAAGCCCGTCAGGTGTTCGAAGCGCGTCAGGCCCTGGAAATAAGTCTTCTTGATTGGGCGATGCAGCGGGCGACCGCAAGCGATATCAAGAAGCTATATGCCCATATCGAACGGGAACGGGCGGCGCTGCGGCAGGGTAATATTGGCGAGTGGGTGCGCTTGTCCGGTGAGTTTCATCTGGTCTTGGCGAAAAGCGCCCGCAATGAGGTTTTCTTTTGTTTTCTCGAAAAACTGGTGTTTCGCACATCTTTGATTGTCGGGCTCTACGGTAAAGCCGCAGCGGTGAATTGTTGTGTTGATGATCATGTCCATCTCGTTCAGGCGCTGGAAAAAGCGGACCAGGTGACAGGCCGGGCGCTGTTGATTGAACATCTGGGGCATATTGAAGAACGTCTGGTTTTCACCGACCCCGGCGGTGATGAAGATCTCTACCGGGCCTTGTCGCCGTCCTTGATCAAACGGAAAGCGAGCTGA